A single region of the Microbulbifer sp. MKSA007 genome encodes:
- a CDS encoding DUF2796 domain-containing protein, giving the protein MKLAGALFVALFWAGPVAGEMGSHVHGKAMMYLVAEADKIIVELESPTVDLVGFEHAPRSDVQKQRLEQVAHELSKPDHFLEFVGAQCKPLSVEVKAPYSAEVTSDNSVRSGFRASYQFKCDNLAEFNSVIVTLFERFPGIHGIAVQWISSGRQGAELLTGKDNKLQMK; this is encoded by the coding sequence ATGAAACTTGCAGGAGCATTGTTTGTTGCGTTGTTTTGGGCCGGCCCAGTCGCTGGGGAAATGGGAAGTCATGTTCACGGTAAGGCGATGATGTACCTGGTGGCCGAAGCAGACAAAATCATCGTCGAGCTGGAGTCACCCACAGTCGATCTAGTGGGATTTGAGCATGCGCCACGTAGCGATGTTCAAAAGCAGCGGTTAGAGCAGGTTGCTCACGAGCTATCCAAGCCAGATCATTTTCTTGAGTTTGTCGGTGCCCAGTGCAAACCCTTAAGTGTGGAAGTTAAAGCGCCATATAGCGCAGAAGTTACCAGTGACAACTCGGTGCGCAGTGGTTTCCGTGCTAGTTACCAATTCAAGTGTGATAATCTGGCAGAGTTCAACAGTGTCATTGTTACCCTGTTTGAGAGGTTTCCCGGTATTCATGGGATTGCAGTGCAATGGATCAGCTCCGGTCGTCAGGGGGCTGAACTGCTCACTGGTAAAGACAACAAATTGCAAATGAAATAG
- a CDS encoding adenosylcobinamide-GDP ribazoletransferase, which translates to MIGVLLSGAAYLLAPLGTQLQAAILLGFWVVLTGALHLDGLADCTDAYFAGHKCADPEEQRQHILRVMHDPRCGSIAVAAVVVFLLIKFAAIAALLELINPVTKDAWVYLPLVLSPMLARAAALALMGISQYARGEGHVPPSGSEHRWDLLPVVAIVVAIGCLAAPIPIAIGIVCSLIALVLFWRRLWDKAIGGYTGDCLGGLVEISELSILILWVAVVANVSYGAV; encoded by the coding sequence GTGATTGGTGTACTGTTATCCGGGGCCGCCTACCTTTTGGCTCCTTTAGGTACTCAGTTGCAAGCCGCAATACTATTGGGTTTCTGGGTGGTCCTGACAGGTGCACTACACCTCGACGGCCTTGCTGACTGTACTGATGCCTACTTTGCTGGACATAAGTGTGCCGATCCTGAAGAACAACGTCAGCATATTTTGAGGGTAATGCACGATCCCCGCTGCGGCTCTATTGCGGTAGCGGCTGTTGTTGTTTTCCTACTGATAAAGTTCGCTGCAATTGCAGCCCTGCTAGAGCTAATAAACCCGGTAACAAAAGATGCTTGGGTCTATCTGCCGTTGGTGCTCTCACCTATGCTAGCCAGGGCTGCGGCCCTGGCTTTAATGGGAATTTCACAATACGCACGTGGTGAAGGCCATGTACCGCCCTCTGGCTCCGAACACCGATGGGACCTATTGCCGGTAGTTGCAATCGTAGTTGCTATTGGATGTTTAGCGGCGCCAATACCCATTGCCATAGGCATCGTCTGTAGTTTGATTGCCCTGGTTTTATTCTGGCGTCGCCTGTGGGATAAGGCTATTGGTGGTTATACCGGCGATTGTTTGGGCGGTTTGGTCGAGATAAGTGAGTTGTCGATATTGATTTTATGGGTGGCAGTGGTTGCCAATGTGAGTTACGGAGCTGTTTAG
- a CDS encoding MerC family mercury resistance protein — MRDTLGILASGLCLLHCLLTPLLPLLGGLGILGALQEDQFLHLLLLVPVVILALASFPASCRRHQRYAVMIVGFSGALLLVGALYIEGVWELVASVLGAGLLIVAHWVNLRLIYRDALVE; from the coding sequence GTGAGAGATACTTTAGGAATTTTGGCTTCTGGGCTTTGCTTGCTGCACTGTCTTTTGACTCCTTTGTTACCGCTATTGGGAGGTTTGGGGATATTGGGTGCTTTACAAGAGGACCAGTTTCTCCACTTGCTGTTGCTTGTACCTGTGGTAATTCTGGCCTTGGCCAGCTTCCCAGCCTCTTGCCGGCGCCATCAGCGCTACGCGGTAATGATTGTTGGTTTCTCCGGGGCATTGCTGTTGGTTGGTGCGCTATATATCGAGGGAGTATGGGAGCTAGTTGCCAGTGTTCTTGGTGCAGGCTTATTGATTGTTGCCCACTGGGTAAACCTGCGCTTGATTTATCGGGATGCTTTAGTCGAGTAG
- the cobU gene encoding bifunctional adenosylcobinamide kinase/adenosylcobinamide-phosphate guanylyltransferase — translation MSSSIGVHLVLGGARSGKSRLAQQRAEQWLSSSSDGGLTYLATATAGDQEMSTRIARHREDRDHRWQTLEEPIALAEALVTAPESHCVLVDCLTLWLSNCLHQGVLEREQGALLQCIDQRRTLANGNTPPWIFVSNEVGSGIVPLGQLSREFVDAAGWLHQALAERADSVTLAIAGLPLTVK, via the coding sequence ATGTCTAGTTCCATTGGTGTGCATCTGGTACTAGGAGGCGCACGCAGTGGAAAAAGCCGGCTCGCGCAACAGCGAGCGGAGCAGTGGCTAAGCAGCAGTAGCGATGGTGGACTTACCTACCTGGCAACGGCTACCGCGGGCGATCAAGAAATGTCTACCCGTATTGCTCGACATCGGGAAGACCGGGATCATCGCTGGCAGACCTTGGAAGAACCTATTGCACTGGCAGAGGCTCTGGTTACAGCTCCTGAGTCCCACTGTGTACTGGTGGACTGCCTCACTTTGTGGTTGAGCAACTGTCTTCATCAGGGCGTTTTGGAACGTGAGCAAGGGGCGCTTCTGCAATGTATCGATCAGAGGCGTACTCTCGCTAACGGTAATACCCCACCTTGGATTTTTGTCAGTAATGAAGTCGGTTCGGGTATTGTGCCCCTTGGGCAGTTATCGCGGGAATTTGTGGATGCGGCAGGTTGGCTTCATCAGGCATTAGCCGAGCGAGCTGATAGCGTCACCTTGGCAATTGCTGGTTTGCCGCTCACTGTAAAGTAA
- a CDS encoding GTP-binding protein: MAASQLIRGVHANVITGFLGVGKTTAIRHLLESKPANERWAVLVNEFGEVGVDGALFEPEQEGDIYIREVPGGCMCCAAGLPMQVALNQLLAKARPHRLIIEPTGLGHPREVLAALSDAVRGGVLDLRGTLTLVDARCIEDNRYLRSETFRQQLEVADLVVANKSDLYGPEDLQNLQRFLSFLGEGAEKPLQVVEQGRIELDWLQLPCSFQVSSGSDHHHPVTQAADEIELLPECGYLRSENSGEGYYSCGWRFSPEFIFDYDAVFSLFSGTDAERIKGVFITEQGVFGFNKAGKVLTVLELDDTLESRVEAINQARLDWDAMESSWIAALADNQGTETKVFYESK, translated from the coding sequence GTGGCAGCTAGTCAGTTAATACGCGGGGTACATGCCAACGTTATCACTGGTTTTTTGGGCGTCGGCAAGACAACGGCTATCCGGCATCTCCTGGAAAGTAAGCCCGCTAATGAGCGCTGGGCTGTTCTGGTCAATGAGTTTGGAGAAGTGGGCGTTGATGGCGCACTTTTTGAACCAGAACAGGAAGGCGATATTTATATTCGGGAGGTACCTGGCGGCTGTATGTGCTGTGCTGCTGGTTTGCCGATGCAGGTTGCTTTAAACCAGTTACTGGCTAAGGCCAGGCCCCATCGATTAATAATTGAGCCGACGGGCCTGGGGCACCCTAGAGAGGTGCTGGCGGCTTTGTCTGATGCAGTGCGCGGCGGTGTGTTGGACCTTCGCGGTACGCTAACTTTGGTCGATGCTCGCTGTATTGAAGATAACCGCTACTTACGTAGTGAGACTTTTCGGCAGCAATTAGAAGTTGCTGATCTGGTAGTGGCTAATAAGTCTGATCTCTACGGCCCCGAAGACTTGCAAAACCTTCAGCGATTTCTCTCGTTCTTAGGTGAGGGCGCTGAAAAACCGCTGCAAGTGGTGGAGCAGGGGCGTATCGAATTGGATTGGCTCCAACTGCCCTGCAGTTTTCAGGTCTCGTCAGGGAGTGACCACCACCACCCAGTAACTCAGGCGGCGGATGAGATTGAGCTATTGCCGGAGTGTGGCTATCTCCGCTCAGAGAATAGCGGAGAGGGATACTACAGCTGTGGCTGGCGTTTTAGCCCTGAATTTATATTTGATTATGATGCGGTCTTTTCACTATTCAGTGGCACTGACGCTGAGAGAATCAAGGGGGTATTTATTACCGAGCAAGGTGTATTTGGATTTAATAAGGCTGGCAAAGTGCTTACAGTTTTAGAGCTGGATGACACATTGGAAAGCCGGGTAGAGGCGATTAACCAAGCGCGTCTGGACTGGGATGCAATGGAGAGCTCCTGGATCGCTGCCCTGGCGGATAACCAGGGTACCGAAACAAAAGTGTTTTACGAATCCAAATAG
- a CDS encoding anthrax toxin-like adenylyl cyclase domain-containing protein yields MDLIFNNAALRQNLIGCPASHADAFKTTAASHRCVIIVRATGPTCTQLLEQGYDTKGFRIHGKSCDWGPMAGFVLRDPRLNKHGMRKAAYNRDQHREAFTDLQSGAGWTASTTPLRLHQERVDWLIQSGKINVTRKTQDRYEGVASHLSGITFHYSLIRVNTCLGDMWGVYVDKEKSRQSGFIQERGNIVVQYDTKYKDMYEPLLAMTNPVEHRHFRNEHPLNAITGDYDLFAIWPFKRGAKKFDRYGDDRRILGTAQAWSQRQHIETQLERNFTTQRQGTKLGNITNRIYEVSQTLNSTIGGIRSPRAGAGQWGPFPRRNVLWHSDEAARPYVNDIDLPLIAFTPARSEVVIQTLQAFRELIAMCRINGVNVTLAEGWAMNPTNNKPDRLGQGYGRFVPRDWHFGQWIVPPWYNA; encoded by the coding sequence ATGGACCTTATATTTAACAATGCTGCATTGCGTCAAAACCTTATAGGCTGCCCGGCTTCTCATGCAGACGCATTTAAAACCACCGCAGCATCTCACCGTTGCGTTATCATCGTTCGCGCAACAGGGCCAACATGTACCCAATTACTTGAGCAGGGATATGACACAAAGGGCTTTAGGATTCATGGGAAGTCATGTGATTGGGGGCCGATGGCAGGCTTTGTATTACGAGACCCCCGGTTAAATAAACACGGGATGAGAAAAGCGGCCTATAACCGTGATCAACATCGAGAAGCCTTTACTGATCTACAGTCTGGTGCAGGTTGGACTGCATCAACAACACCTCTTCGATTACATCAGGAACGGGTTGATTGGCTTATTCAATCAGGAAAGATCAATGTTACAAGAAAAACTCAAGATCGTTACGAAGGTGTAGCCAGCCACCTCAGTGGCATTACTTTTCATTACTCTCTTATCAGGGTTAACACATGCTTGGGAGACATGTGGGGTGTCTATGTCGATAAGGAAAAAAGTAGGCAGTCAGGCTTTATTCAGGAGCGTGGCAACATTGTTGTTCAGTATGACACTAAGTACAAGGATATGTATGAGCCGCTACTGGCAATGACCAACCCCGTGGAGCATCGTCATTTTCGTAATGAGCACCCCCTTAATGCAATTACTGGAGATTATGATCTGTTTGCTATCTGGCCATTTAAGCGGGGCGCAAAGAAGTTTGATCGATATGGAGATGATCGCCGTATTCTCGGCACTGCTCAAGCTTGGTCGCAGCGTCAGCATATCGAAACCCAATTAGAGAGAAATTTCACTACCCAAAGGCAAGGCACCAAGCTGGGTAATATAACTAATCGGATTTATGAAGTAAGCCAGACACTCAATTCCACTATCGGTGGTATCCGCAGCCCGAGAGCTGGAGCTGGGCAGTGGGGGCCATTCCCGAGAAGAAATGTGCTATGGCACAGTGATGAAGCCGCACGCCCATATGTGAATGACATAGATTTACCCCTTATTGCATTTACTCCTGCTCGCAGTGAAGTGGTCATTCAAACTTTGCAGGCTTTCAGAGAGCTTATAGCAATGTGCAGAATAAATGGTGTCAATGTCACTCTGGCAGAGGGCTGGGCAATGAACCCTACCAATAATAAGCCAGACCGATTGGGGCAAGGCTACGGAAGGTTTGTACCCCGCGACTGGCACTTTGGTCAGTGGATTGTCCCACCTTGGTACAATGCTTAA
- a CDS encoding heme ABC transporter ATP-binding protein, producing the protein MALLQVEGVAVSVDNRPLLQDINLEVDVGELVCVIGPNGAGKSTLLRALCGEVRMDSGQVHFKGSPFAKLSARNRARQVAVLPQNNPLTFAFTGLELVALSRTPHSTGTDRDREICLEAMAALDVSHLSGRLYPTLSGGEQQRLQLARVMAQVWRAEDGGKRLLLLDEPAASLDIAHQYGMMRAVRDFARSGVAVVMTVHDLAHASGYSDRILALKQGRSMAYGNPEDVLTAENMQQLYGYSVTVMPHPVTGKSLVIADV; encoded by the coding sequence ATGGCTCTGCTACAGGTGGAGGGAGTTGCGGTTAGTGTCGATAATCGGCCGCTGTTGCAAGATATCAACCTGGAGGTAGATGTCGGCGAGCTAGTTTGTGTGATTGGCCCCAATGGCGCGGGTAAGTCGACTCTGCTGCGTGCCCTGTGCGGCGAAGTCAGGATGGATTCCGGGCAGGTCCACTTTAAAGGCAGTCCTTTTGCAAAGTTGTCCGCCCGCAATCGAGCCAGGCAAGTTGCCGTCCTGCCGCAAAATAACCCACTGACATTTGCCTTTACCGGGCTGGAACTGGTCGCCCTCAGTCGAACTCCGCATTCCACTGGCACTGACCGGGACCGAGAAATCTGCCTGGAAGCCATGGCAGCGCTGGATGTCAGTCATTTGTCTGGGCGCCTGTACCCAACATTATCCGGCGGCGAGCAGCAGCGCTTGCAACTGGCTCGGGTGATGGCCCAGGTCTGGCGGGCAGAGGATGGGGGAAAGCGGCTCCTCTTATTAGATGAGCCCGCTGCCAGCCTGGATATTGCACACCAATATGGAATGATGAGAGCGGTAAGAGACTTCGCGCGAAGTGGCGTAGCTGTGGTAATGACGGTCCATGATCTGGCCCATGCCAGCGGCTATAGCGACAGAATCCTCGCCTTAAAGCAGGGGCGCAGTATGGCCTACGGAAATCCAGAGGATGTATTGACTGCGGAGAATATGCAGCAGCTTTACGGCTACAGTGTCACGGTGATGCCACACCCGGTAACCGGTAAATCCCTGGTGATTGCCGATGTCTAG
- a CDS encoding transcriptional repressor, translated as MKASQIKQTLSVAEQTCRSSGARLTEKRKNVLTVLLRSKTPLSAYEIAEHYNGDFGDSIPAMSVYRMLDFLAAENLVHKLNSENKYLACAHIACDHSHQTPQFLICNRCSKVREIGIRPEVIDALRDTVESAGYHLQTSQLELDCVCDECSRDAA; from the coding sequence ATGAAAGCATCCCAAATCAAACAGACCCTGAGTGTGGCGGAACAAACCTGTCGCAGTTCAGGTGCCCGCCTGACTGAAAAGCGTAAGAACGTTCTTACCGTGTTGTTGCGGTCAAAAACTCCGCTCTCTGCCTATGAAATAGCGGAGCATTACAATGGTGACTTTGGCGACTCAATTCCCGCCATGTCAGTCTATAGAATGCTGGACTTTCTGGCAGCAGAGAACCTGGTTCACAAACTCAATTCAGAAAACAAGTACCTGGCCTGTGCTCATATTGCCTGTGACCACAGCCACCAGACCCCACAGTTTTTAATCTGCAATCGCTGCAGCAAAGTGCGGGAAATTGGCATTAGGCCCGAAGTCATTGATGCATTGCGCGATACAGTTGAAAGTGCTGGATATCATCTCCAGACATCCCAATTGGAGCTGGATTGTGTTTGTGATGAGTGCAGCCGGGATGCAGCTTAG
- a CDS encoding cobalamin-binding protein, protein MSRSSIVRVVLTLNLLLVSNTWADDSVRVKDARGQWVELPAPAERIVALAPNIVENFYSAGAGDKLIAAVSYSDYPEQAKQLPEIGNYKAVNYESLLLLNPDLIVAWGSGNGDQMINKLEDLGFTVFVSESHTLEDIAVNVKRFGKLAGTSDYADKSAGEWLERLNQIQLSHKDLDLVSVFYQVWNEPLQTLNGDHLISDVIQTCGGRNIFADALVLAPKISIESVLDRDPRVIIASGMGEERPDWLDAWEAYPRINAVKEGNLFHVPPDIIQRHTFRVLDGMEMVCDDLNRVRRSG, encoded by the coding sequence ATGTCTCGAAGCAGTATTGTCCGTGTTGTTTTAACCTTGAACCTGTTATTGGTGAGTAATACTTGGGCGGATGATTCCGTGCGGGTAAAAGATGCCCGTGGCCAATGGGTTGAACTGCCTGCACCAGCAGAGCGTATTGTTGCGCTAGCGCCAAATATCGTGGAGAACTTTTACAGTGCCGGGGCAGGGGATAAGCTAATTGCTGCGGTAAGCTACAGTGACTACCCCGAGCAAGCCAAGCAATTACCGGAGATAGGTAACTATAAAGCGGTAAACTATGAAAGTTTACTATTGCTAAATCCTGACTTGATTGTTGCCTGGGGATCGGGAAATGGCGATCAGATGATTAATAAACTGGAGGATCTCGGTTTTACAGTTTTCGTATCTGAATCTCACACTCTTGAAGATATCGCTGTGAATGTAAAGCGCTTCGGTAAACTTGCAGGTACAAGTGACTATGCAGATAAATCTGCCGGAGAGTGGCTTGAGCGACTGAATCAAATACAGCTTAGCCATAAGGACCTGGATTTAGTCAGTGTTTTTTATCAGGTTTGGAATGAGCCACTGCAAACACTTAATGGCGACCACCTGATTAGCGATGTTATTCAAACTTGTGGCGGCCGTAATATATTTGCCGATGCATTGGTATTAGCACCGAAGATTAGTATTGAGTCTGTACTCGATAGAGACCCGAGAGTAATTATCGCCAGCGGCATGGGAGAAGAGCGGCCAGATTGGTTGGATGCCTGGGAAGCATACCCAAGAATTAATGCAGTTAAAGAGGGAAACCTGTTTCATGTACCACCGGATATCATCCAGCGACATACTTTTCGGGTGCTGGATGGTATGGAGATGGTTTGTGATGATTTGAATCGGGTGAGAAGAAGCGGTTAG
- a CDS encoding iron ABC transporter permease has translation MTVARIKALNIAWWLLPAALALSFSAAVAIGAVYLSPSQLIAAISGQGDGGLAGDIVQVIRLPRALLAAGVGAVLAICGAMLQGLFRNPLADPSLIGVTAGASLGACLAILLGAEVAAAFGSLPVVSIAAFFSGLLAVTLVYKVAKSINGTSVATMLLMGIAVTAFSASLIGLMEYFADNDTLRRMSLWLMGGLDAASYPRAFLVLAVLGVLLASMSRFGTSLNVLLLGESQARHLGIDVERVKTRLIVLVAAGVGTSVAVAGSIAFVGLVVPHIVRLWVGPDHRQLLPLSALAGASLLLVSDTLARTIIAPVEIPVGLITALIGVPFFVSLLRKSRGAI, from the coding sequence GTGACTGTTGCCCGTATCAAAGCATTAAATATTGCCTGGTGGTTACTGCCTGCAGCACTTGCCCTGAGTTTTTCTGCTGCCGTTGCTATAGGTGCAGTGTATCTCTCACCCTCACAACTAATTGCCGCGATCAGTGGTCAGGGCGATGGTGGACTCGCTGGGGATATTGTTCAGGTAATACGATTGCCAAGGGCGCTGTTGGCCGCTGGAGTGGGTGCTGTGCTCGCCATCTGCGGGGCAATGTTGCAAGGCTTATTTCGAAACCCTCTAGCTGACCCATCCCTGATTGGTGTTACCGCAGGGGCTTCTCTCGGTGCTTGTTTGGCCATCCTGCTAGGAGCGGAGGTTGCCGCTGCGTTTGGGAGTTTGCCCGTTGTATCCATAGCTGCTTTTTTCAGCGGCCTTTTAGCGGTGACACTGGTCTACAAAGTGGCGAAAAGTATTAATGGCACTTCCGTGGCCACCATGTTGCTAATGGGGATTGCCGTTACCGCTTTTTCCGCAAGCCTGATCGGGCTAATGGAGTACTTTGCTGATAATGACACACTGCGCCGTATGAGCCTGTGGCTAATGGGGGGGCTGGATGCAGCGAGCTATCCTCGCGCTTTTCTGGTTTTGGCCGTGCTGGGCGTTTTGCTTGCCAGTATGTCCCGCTTCGGCACCTCACTAAATGTTCTTTTATTGGGAGAATCCCAGGCACGGCACCTCGGTATTGATGTGGAGCGGGTAAAAACCCGTTTGATAGTGCTTGTTGCGGCTGGAGTGGGCACTTCGGTTGCTGTAGCCGGCAGTATAGCTTTTGTGGGGCTGGTAGTGCCCCATATAGTGCGTTTGTGGGTAGGACCTGATCACCGGCAACTGTTGCCGCTTTCTGCCCTGGCTGGAGCCAGTTTATTACTAGTTTCCGATACCCTGGCACGAACCATTATTGCCCCGGTGGAGATCCCGGTAGGGCTGATTACCGCACTGATTGGGGTGCCTTTTTTTGTTTCCTTGTTGCGTAAAAGCAGGGGGGCAATTTAA
- a CDS encoding TraR/DksA C4-type zinc finger protein, with protein sequence MPKIGEQELLGMPASDYMNEKQLLFFKQLLMELRNDLLAELAHGQQAIATTKLALADDLDRATAEQENQQHLRFTGRKNLLLRKIQRALEKIKDGSYGYCEISGDPIGLQRLLIRPTAELSFEEKARQEILERNYSKRR encoded by the coding sequence ATGCCAAAAATCGGTGAACAAGAACTGCTGGGGATGCCTGCATCAGACTATATGAACGAAAAGCAATTACTCTTCTTCAAACAGCTTCTGATGGAATTGAGAAATGACCTGCTAGCCGAGCTTGCACACGGGCAACAGGCTATTGCTACCACGAAACTTGCCTTAGCTGATGACCTGGACCGGGCGACCGCAGAGCAAGAGAACCAGCAACATCTGCGCTTTACCGGTCGAAAGAACCTGCTGTTGAGAAAGATCCAGCGGGCTCTGGAGAAAATAAAAGATGGCAGCTACGGTTACTGCGAAATCAGCGGTGACCCTATCGGGCTGCAGCGACTATTGATAAGACCCACCGCAGAGCTTTCCTTTGAAGAGAAAGCTCGCCAGGAAATACTGGAGCGTAACTACAGTAAGCGAAGATAA
- the cobC gene encoding alpha-ribazole phosphatase family protein yields MRIDLLRHGACEGGNIFRGQIDVPLTSEGREQMLRGLAELDGSWDRIVTSPLQRCQRFAAQLAREKKLPITEVPDIREIGFGDWEGQSVDKIWTEQRALCEAWGRDPEKHAPPGGEPFPVFRSRVLQAIDNLAQQYSGESLLLITHGGVIKLLLAYANNWLPVKMISLQVNYGFAASLRYDSDNKTFTVSYPEQSAYVYCP; encoded by the coding sequence TTGCGGATTGATCTTTTACGACACGGTGCCTGCGAAGGTGGAAATATTTTTCGCGGCCAGATCGATGTGCCCCTAACCAGTGAGGGTAGGGAGCAGATGTTGCGAGGGCTTGCCGAACTCGATGGCTCCTGGGACCGGATTGTTACTTCACCCTTACAACGTTGCCAACGCTTTGCTGCCCAGCTTGCCCGAGAGAAAAAACTGCCGATAACTGAAGTTCCTGATATCCGGGAAATTGGTTTCGGGGACTGGGAGGGGCAGTCAGTCGATAAGATCTGGACTGAGCAACGAGCACTGTGTGAAGCCTGGGGGCGTGACCCGGAAAAGCACGCACCGCCGGGAGGTGAGCCCTTTCCCGTATTTCGATCCAGAGTTCTTCAAGCTATTGATAATCTAGCCCAGCAATACTCGGGAGAGTCCCTGCTGCTCATTACTCACGGTGGCGTTATCAAGTTGTTGCTCGCATATGCGAATAACTGGCTTCCAGTGAAAATGATTTCACTGCAAGTTAATTACGGGTTTGCCGCATCGCTGAGATACGACTCGGACAATAAGACCTTTACCGTTTCCTACCCAGAGCAGTCAGCTTATGTTTATTGCCCGTAA